Proteins encoded by one window of Pseudorca crassidens isolate mPseCra1 chromosome 3, mPseCra1.hap1, whole genome shotgun sequence:
- the SLC5A5 gene encoding sodium/iodide cotransporter has translation MAAVEAGARATFGAWDYGVFALMLLVSTGIGLWVGLARGGQRSAEDFFTGGRRLTALPVGLSLAASFMSAVQVLGVPAEAYRYGLKFLWMCLGQLLNSLLTALLFLPVFYRLGLTSTYQYLELRFSRAVRLCGTLQYLVATMLYTGIVIYAPALILNQVTGLDIWASLLSTGVICTFYTTVGGMKAVIWTDVFQVLVMLSGFWVVLARGTMLVGGPGQVLELAKNHSRINLMDFDLDPRSRYTFWTFVVGGTLVWLSMYGVNQAQVQRYMACRTEKQAKLAVLVNQLGLFLIVSSAAFCGIIMFTFYLDCDPLLAGRISAPDQYMPLMVLDIFVDLPGVPGLFLACAYSGTLSTASTSINAMAAVTVEDLIKPRLPSLTPRRLVIISKGLSLIYGSACLTVAALSSLLGGGVLEGSFTIMGVISGPLLGAFILGMFLPACNTLGVLSGLAVGLALSLWVAVGATLYPPSAQSMGVLPSSAAGCAVPSANASGILDPILAANASSRASSLEMDPDQPTLTDSFYAISYLYYGALGTVSTVLCGALVSCLTGPTKRSALGPGLLWWDLTRQTASVAPKEEVATLDDSLMKGAEELPPGTKRPPDFLPTDEDHLLFLGQKEMNGAGSRTPGSEHDKGLNLRETDL, from the exons ATGGCCGCCGTCGAGGCAGGGGCGCGGGCCACGTTCGGAGCCTGGGACTACGGGGTCTTCGCTCTCATGCTGCTGGTGTCCACCGGCATCGGGCTATGGGTCGGGCTAGCCCGGGGCGGGCAGCGCAGCGCCGAGGATTTCTTCACCGGGGGCCGGCGCCTGACTGCCTTGCCCGTTGGCCTCTCGCTGGCCGCCAGCTTCATGTCGGCGGTACAGGTGCTGGGCGTGCCGGCCGAGGCCTACCGCTACGGCCTCAAGTTCCTCTGGATGTGCCTGGGACAGCTGCTCAACTCTCTGCTCACTGCCCTGCTCTTCCTGCCGGTCTTCTACCGCCTGGGCCTCACCAGCACCTACCAG TATCTGGAGCTGCGCTTCAGCCGCGCTGTGCGGCTCTGCGGGACCCTGCAGTACCTGGTAGCTACA ATGCTGTACACCGGAATCGTGATCTACGCTCCCGCGCTCATCCTGAACCAAG TGACAGGGCTGGACATCTGGGCATCGCTCCTGTCTACCGGAGTCATCTGCACCTTCTACACTACTGTG GGCGGCATGAAGGCTGTGATCTGGACCGACGTGTTTCAGGTCTTAGTGATGCTGAGTGGTTTCTGGGTTGTCCTGGCTCGCGGAACTATGCTCGTGGGTGGACCTGGGCAAGTACTTGAGCTTGCCAAGAACCACTCCAGGATCAACCTGATGGA CTTTGACCTGGACCCAAGGAGCCGCTACACATTCTGGACTTTTGTTGTCGGTGGCACATTGGTATGGCTTTCAATGTATGGTGTGAACCAAGCACAGGTGCAGCGCTACATGGCCTGTCGCACGGAGAAACAGGCCAAGCT GGCCGTGCTCGTCAACCAACTGGGCCTGTTCCTGATCGTGTCCAGTGCTGCTTTCTGTGGCATCATCATGTTCACGTTCTACCTTGACTGTGACCCTCTCCTGGCAGGGCGTATCTCTGCCCCAGACCAG TACATGCCCTTGATGGTGCTGGACATCTTCGTGGACCTGCCTGGAGTCCCTGGACTCTTTCTGGCCTGTGCCTACAGTGGCACCCTCAG CACTGCATCCACCAGCATCAATGCCATGGCCGCTGTCACTGTGGAGGACCTCATCAAACCTCGGCTGCCGAGTCTGACCCCCCGGAGACTTGTCATCATCTCCAAGGGGCTGT CGCTCATCTACGGCTCGGCCTGTCTCACTGTGGCAGCTCTGTCCTCCCTGCTGGGGGGCGGCGTTCTCGAG GGCTCCTTCACCATCATGGGAGTCATCAGCGGCCCCCTCCTAGGAGCTTTCATCCTGGGAATGTTCCTCCCCGCCTGCAATACGCTG GGCGTCCTGTCCGGGCTGGCGGTGGGCTTGGCGCTGTCGCTGTGGGTGGCCGTGGGTGCCACTCTGTACCCGCCTAGCGCGCAGTCCATGGGGGTCCTGCCTTCATCGGCCGCCGGCTGTGCTGTGCCCTCGGCCAACGCCTCTGGCATCCTAGACCCGATTCTCGCCGCCAACGCCTCCAGCAGGGCCTCCAG cctcgaaATGGACCCTGATCAACCCACCTTAACTGACAGCTTCTACGCCATTTCCTATCTCTATTATGGTGCCCTGGGCACAGTGAGCACCGTGCTATGTGGAGCTCTCGTCAGCTGCCTGACGG GCCCCACCAAGCGCAGTGCCCTGGGTCCTGGTCTGCTGTGGTGGGACCTCACACGGCAGACGGCATCTGTGGCCCCTAAGGAAGAAGTGGCCACCCTGGATGACAGCTTGATGAAG gGTGCTGAAGAATTGCCCCCAGGAACCAAGAGGCCTCCTGACTTCCTGCCCACTGACGAGGACCATCTGCTCTTCCTGGGTCAGAAGGAGATGAATGGAGCTGGCTCCAGGACCCCAGGCAGTGAACATGACAAAGGTCTTAACCTGCGAGAGACAGACCTCTGA